GGTTGAAAAGAAAGGGGACATTCCTTACTCAATATGGAAACGATGTGTTTAAGAAAAGCTTCGTGAATAAGTTCTACTGCCATGGCTTTGAATTTCGACATTGTTAAGTTCTTTTTTGGTGACTGAAAGTCACAATGTAAAGTGAGGGTTTTTAGTACTTTTACGGGCTCCAACTTCCATTTGGGAAGGTTGGATGAGAGTATTACTCAACAGTCAATTGTTTGCATATATAACGATGACTTACATTTAAGATTTTGATTAGACACCTCTGGATCTAAGTATATATTGAAGTTGAGCCTCTTCCAAAACTATTCTGTTAGCTAAAATGTAATGCTCAATGGATTCATACAGGAAGCAGAGGCAACAAGTTGCCGATTCCAAAGCAAGCAATGGTATCAAGTGCAATATCATTTGAACGTAATTTGACGattaacaataaaattaattagcattttttaattgaaaattatacCTTGAGCCTAGAAGATGCAATGCAATCAATTGGTGAATTTTGAGTCTCATCCCAATCTTCTTTGAAATGATATTTAAGCACAATGCCATCTCGTGCACTTCGTACCCTATGCATTCTAGTATAAAAGCAGTAAGTTATAGCCCTTTATAAGCTAAAATTACCCCGAGTTTGTTGAGTTGGAATATACGCGTCGTGTTATTGCTATGTACAACAACACTACTATTAAGGACAAAGAACTAAGTGACATCACAAGTCCGACTTCTTTTTAGAAGATTTAATCATTAGTAAGGATACGAATGTACCTATCAGGCAGATACCGAACAGCATAACTGCAACTGGAATTGTAATTGCCCATTCGCGATCcagaaacaatttttgagATATATTCATATTGTCAACGAATGGCTAAtgattaatttcaatttgtaTATCATTGTTTAAATCTTACCATAATTAGGACCCAAATTGTATAGTATAAAAACGCAGCGGTCGAGATATAAACAATCATGTTGTCCTTCCGGTAATTCTAACATATAGATCAATTAAATGTAAACGATTAATGAgccaattttaattatgtACGTGTGAAATTCTTTCGTGAATGCATGAAAGACTGACAAAGAACGTCAGTTACGGTTAAGTGTGGTAGACGCCACTAAAGTGCGTatatacaaacaaacaGTTTCTTGGTAAATACCTACTTTGGATACACTTAGAGCGTTAAAGTATATTGACGAGAAATAATCGTACTACATGAATAAGCTGAAGAACATTATAGAGTATCGACGGaattatatattaaatCTTAGATCTTAAAATAATAGTACTAGTACCGATACCGTTTTAAAGCACATAAATTCTCAGTCTTCTGCTATCCACCTAttcttaataaaaatctttataCTGAAGTTTACAGAAATTGTAAAAGCAACCCCTTTGATagaatataattttattaccAATATACGtttcaacatttttaaGCAAGACCTTTGAGAGCACGTCTACGGTCACGCTCTTCAGTAATGCTAAGTTTGACACCCTTGCCCTTGGGCAAAGAAATCCAGCTCTTGCCAGCCTCGCCAATAACAAAGACGTTAGAAAGTCGGGTAGCAAACTCACGATCCAAAGCATCCTTAACGtgaataatttcaaaagagCCAAGATGATGCTCACGATGAACAATGGTACCAACACGACCCATGTTACGGCCACCAGTAACCATAACTTGAGCAGAGGTGTCgaatttgatgaaagaCTCAATTTTATTGGTTTCCAAGTTAAGCTTAATGGTATCATTGACCTTAATCAAAGGATCAGGATAACGGATAGTACGTCCATCATGAGTGACAAGGAAAGGGACGCCCTTAGCTCCTAATTGAACACGCTTAACTTTGCAAAGCTTGTATTTAGCCTCTTCAGCAGTAATACGATGAACAGTAAAGCGGCCCTTGATGTCGTAGACAAGGCGGAAGTGTTCGCCAGTCTTTTCAACAGAGATTACATCCATGAAGCCAGTAGGGAAGGTAGAATCAGTACGAACCTTTCCATCAACTTGAATGAGACGTTGCATGAGGATGGCCTTAACCTCACGACCGTTCAAAGCATATTTAAGACGGTTGCGCAAGAACACAATCAAAGGAAGACATTCGCGGGCCTTGTGAGGACCAGGAGAAGGCTTTGGAGCATAAGTACCAGAAAGCTTATCCAAAAGCCAGTGGTGAGGTGCCGCGACACgctttaaatgttttttggGTCCTCTAACCATTTTTCAATAGCTTTGGTTGGATTAAGGTGGAATTACGAACCGTTAAATTGGAGTTTCGATATACAGTGACTGCTCTTTAGCACTTTCACCATATGCAAGTACCAACCCTACCCTACCCATTTAAACCGTTAACTGTAAATAAGgttatttgttttgtatCGTTGGGTAAcgttatttaattaattatccTTATAAGCACTTCCATTCTTACAATTTCGGCATCAACGCAGAAATGGTTAGAAAAATTCTAATTGACTTTACGAAACATATTACCAGTAAGTGTTCTTTAAAAGCCTGAAAATTGCTAATTGTAACTATAGAATCTTCGCTGGAACGACATCCCCATCCAGCTGCTTCTTTTCCACTTCCTGCCAGCTTTACAACTGTGGACTCTGGACCTGCTAAGCATTCAACAGCTCCTCCCGCTACTCCAGAAACTTCTATATTGGTGGAAGATAGGAATGAACTTCCATTACGCTTTCATCGTTTACCAGTAAGTGAAGCTGAAATGCAAGCTGTTGAATCTGGTGGAGCTTATGCTTTTTAACTTCATTAATAAAgacaaaagtttttaagtTTGAATACGCTATTAACGCCGATCACGCATCCCATTACTTGTTCACTTTCAATGACGATAATGATACCATAAATTCCATgttataataatatatgtatattcaaaatgaaTGAGAAAATGTTTGTAATCGTTTATGTATACGTTTCGGCAATTTTTGAGTGAATATGCCAAGAAGATATTGGTGCTTTGGTTAATCTTCGTACGACTGGTGTGATCAAAGAAACACATATAGAGATAGCTAAAAATATACCCACGATGGATGTAAGATAATAACCATCTCTTTTATACAAGCATGTTCCACCCAATGCCTGacattctttcttttgggCATCAGCGGAACACGTCAAATGCGGAGCGGTTGAACAACTTGATACTGTCAACAAATCCGCCATTCGCAGCATCACATATTGCGGCCACGAGCCTCCAAGATTGCTTAACGTATTAAGTATCTATTTAATTGATTAGCATATGTCTGATGTTGTTATGTTAACATACTGTCATGTATGTTCCACCGATATGTGGATCTGAAATTTTGCTGTGAAAGACTCCAAGGGCGACGAATTGAATAGTGCTGAACGAGGCATTCAATGTGTAGCAAAGGAAAATGGGAAAAAAAACAGGAAAACGATGTTTCCAGTTAGAAACCATATATACTAAAATGGTATTTAACAGAATGGATACAACACGCCCCCAGTATCCTTTCAGCCAAATATCTAAGGGCCGGTAATTACTAATACGACCAGTATAAACACCGAGTGCCAAACCGAGTGGAAAATTGatcaaaataattaacGAAAGCATTTCATTGCTTAAACCAAATTCAGTAGCTTTGAGAAGGGTCAATGTTTCATTGGCAACAAAACCGACTTTTCCTAGCGTATGTACAATGAGAAGCTGGCGCATATCTATCGTAAAAGGTTAATAAGAAATCCTTTTGGTAAACACTcactttttaaagaaagagcAGCCCTAATTGTTTTCCACATATCACTTATATTAGCAATTTCTTGATGATTACTTTCGTCCCAGAAACAGACTAAGACAGAGGCAATAAATGTGAAATATGCCCAAAACTTGATATAGCCACTTAAAGTTATGAGACCCTCGTTACTGGGTATTGAACGAATGAATGTATTAGCAAATTCCGGGGAAGTGAACACCaataaaatagtaaaagataaaaaaaaaccagtGTTCAAACCAACAGTTTGTGCAGTGGAGGCATAACTTAACTGCTCAGGGTTTAACATATTCAAAGACCAACCATCGACAGCGATATCTTGGGTGGCACATACAAACACAAGCAGAAAACTCCATGTAGTAAAAGAGTTAATATATGATGAACCTTTAGAAATCCAAGTATCAACATTATAAGAAAAGAGTAGTAAGGTAGAAGAAATGAGTAGCATGCAAGGAACTACCCAAGTTTTCCTACGCCCAAAAGATCGACAATAATATGTATCTACTATTGGACTCCACAGAACCTTTAAACTGTAAGGGTATGCAGCCAAAGAATATGTGGCAAGATCTGAGTAGCTAACGTTTGGCTTCAAGAAATACGGGATGCTTCCTCTAACTAATCCCATAGGAACACCCTGAATAAGATCTTGAATtgttaatataataaatgCACACACATGtgagtaaataaatcaacTATCCATACAATAACAATTAAGGAATGAtggttgaaaaaaattagaattgACTTACACAGTAGTATCAGAAAATagatgtttcttttttgcttaGCCGTCAGAGGCGTACTACCCACGTTAGCTTCTAAAgtatcattttcaattgatgCGATGGAAGCAGGAgcattttctaaatcttCAAGCTCTATATCTTGTCGAGTAATACTTCGATGGTGAGCCTTAAAGACCatggaaaagaaattcGAGCTTTTAATAAGTTGAACGTAATGATAATTACGCGTAAATTCGAATTCTACTGtaattaagaaaacaaatgcAAATCCTTTTATGTCAGAAAACtaaattccaaaatttcatcCCCTGTAATTTATGTCTAAGGTTTTCCAAGAAAAATCGATGCCTCAATACGAAGATTTAATCGCAGTGGTGTTGTTGCCAAACATACCAGCCTACATTCTTCAACGAACGATTGACAAATTACACTAGCAGGATAGCGTATGCGAGTTCACTAGTTTATTTCGTTGATAACGACAGCAGTAACATATTACGTTAACCTCGTTATATAATAGCGttctatttattcattcGCTATACAAAATAGATTCTAAgtattgttattattattaaaatacttATTAAGCAAACCTACTGAAGTCATGCTTCATGTTTAGACATGAGCTATTTTCAGTGACAAATAAAAGTATTACCTTCATACGAATATACTTGATACCTGTTTACCGCTTTAAATAGATCACGATTTAAAATCCCATTTCGTTTAGCGTACCatcaaaacaataatacCAACTGCATGGCTAACGGATAATATGCTATCTTACAATACGATTTTCTTGTAGAATGGTTGCTTTTTTCaatgataaaatatatgaataaatttgtaGAAAAAACCTTAgcattgtaaataaatggtGTTAGTTACTATTTGTTTTCTATAATATGTCTCTTCAAAGTATCTGTTTAAATGGTTAGCGTAAAAAAGCACTTcacttccaaaaaaaaagatgattataaaaatacGGTTAGTTGGGCACTTTGAAAATCTGTTAAAGTTGGATTTTCGTTCGCATTTCCCTATTTTACTACTCAAGATAACCTTAATATAATGATCAGCATATATTAAATTGCATATGTTTTATTGTAAACgcttgaaaaaagaacagactattttttatgattaactatacatttttttaattatccTCAAATTAACGGCTTTGTAAAcatgtttcaaaaaactaCTAATTATAATTTCGCTAGTGTCAAATATTTCACAAGTCGCGGAGTAAGCGAAGGGAGTAGTAGCATAGCGATTGTGTTTAACAAAAGTAATGTCTTTGAACAGTACACTTTTTGGATGCattaatttacaaactATTTGGATAAATTTGAAACCAGTGGTCTTAGACTTATGATATTGCTGATGAAAGCTCTCAAATTTACGAACGGTTGACTGACCGAAACTAGTTGCTGTACTATGTAGACTTTGttcatataaaaattatggaACTTCGTAGAATACGTAGACTTGTCAAGGTCGACAGGTCAattctcaaatttttatatgaCCAATTACAACtatattatataataattCTATTGATCGTCAAGAAGTGTTTGTTCGACACGTTGGAGAACAGTAGCATAATCAAGGTTATTTTTGCATTCCTATCGTAATCTATCCGTAATTATGGAACCTTTTGCTTAAAATTATGAATACTTTAATACCTAGTTTGGTTGGTTTGACATCAAGTCCGCGATTTACCCGATCGcattctttcattttctatGCAACCCGTCACGTGACTGACTACAAATATACTACTTCATACGAATTAACTGCCCAAAAGCATTTGACAATAAGTTATATAGTTGTTAAAGAATTATGAGTTTCCCTGCTAGTACTCACGTCTACATTGCCAAAATTATCGGTAAGAAGGGTGAAGGTGATAAGGTgagttaaaaattgaatgcAAAAGCATTATCAAGGTGTTTATAGAATAAGCGTGGTGAATTGAGAAATGTCTATCTCAACTGCATTGTAAAGTTGGAAATAAATGAGATGCCACGACATGTCAGTTTAAATCTTCTGTGCTGTAATAGAAATCTACTCTCATTACTGTAATTGttgtttgcttttgttCAGGAATTTATCCTTTTCTTGAATCCTTTACTAACTATATGTACAGATCCTTGACCTTTTGAGTAAAGTTAATGAGCATGTATTGAAATCAGAACCCTTCACTAAAACCTATTATTTCGCTCGTGATGCTAAAAACCCTGATTATATCTTTGGTCTTGAGCTGTATGATTCAAAGGAGGTATTAGAGAATTCTCACAAAACCTCAAATCCCTTCCTTGCTTTTGCCAATTATTTGACCTCTACTCATGCTCCTTTGGCAGAGCCTTTGCAACTATTGAATTTTAAGGTTGTTGATGGTCATTTAGATAAGGACAACTTAGGCCCAGATGCCAAGGACTATGTTTTGTATACCGAATATACTGGCGATTCTGCTACTCTTAAGCAACAGCTCACCGTTAATCCTAAAGCTGACACAAGTTTGATTATTCATTCCTTGGATGATCCTAGCCTATATGCTGTCGTTACCAGATACTCCAAGAGTGGTATTGAGCCTGGTCCTGCTGAAATTTCTGGTGCTACTTCTGTTTCTCAGCAAGTGATTTATTCTGGCGTTGGTTTCTTAAACCGCCCTTAGATGTATTTTGCAACAGAAATGAACAAACGTTTTTACAACATATACGAATCCCAAACCTTTTGATATTTCTGAAGAGTACCTTATATGAATATTCCTAAACCCTATATTATTAATCAATTAGCGTAGtgaatttattgaaattttaagaCCGAAATTTACTTTGTAAACGATGGCATTAGAACAcaagttattaaaaaattcaagctCGCATAATTTCAGACAAAACTTAGGCTTATTACTATTTTACGCATTTTGCTAAACACATGCGAAAAAATGTTTCTCTACTTCAAGTTCTAATcaaaatgtattttatttacacaCAATATATCGAGATGATATCACGCATGCAATGTTAATGTTATGCCTATATAATCaagaaaattcatcaaaaagaaaaaagaagggGGTTTAGTATTGATAAACGGCCAAGCTTTTGATATTCCAGTATGCTTCAGTAAAATTATGAGGATTATTACCAACAAAGTCGTTGCACGAACCGGGGCATCCTGCTGATGAATAAACTGAAGAACCTGCCCAATCACCACAAAATGTCAAatcaaataatattttttgctttgaaaacattttgtCGATATCGCATTTGGTATCTGGAAAGTCAGCTACGGGTTCACTCCATTTAGCAGGTTGGGGAGAACCAGAAGTAATGTCAGATGGAATTTCAGAACGATTAAAAAACCACGATCGAATACCTTCACTACGCCAATCAAGAACAAATACACCGCCTCCATTTTTGTTGAAAGCTTCACCATAAGAAGGACCACTAGGATTTTCAACACCACAGCCAGCATTATACGAGTTTGGAGCATCAACCCAACAATTAGTTTGTAATGCAGTACCAGTCATAACTCGCTTGATATCTTCCATTTCACAACCGTCACCTGTATGCAAAGTGACTTGATTACTAGTACCCACGTTGACACCTTCAACGATATCAATTTCACCACCATTGGGCCAGTCATCACCAAGAGTCCAAAATGCGGGCCATGTGCCGCAACCATAAGGCAAGTGTATAAGATCCAAAATAAAGAGTCCATGTTCAAAGTACTGGGTACTCTGAAGACGAATAGAAGGGCGACCACTGCTATAATTGTGCTTACTATCGGCGGCCATAATGACGTTGGAACTATTCGCGCTAATTAGACCAAGCTTAGCACTGCTGTTACGGTCAAGGTATTGTACGAAGCCATGGGTGGGATCAGTAATGTTCATAAAATCAAAGCCGTCGAAGAATGTGGTGCCTTTATATTCTTTAACAAGGCTATATGTTTTAGCTTTGTAAGAAGGATGGCGATCTCGTACAGCGGTACGATGTCCCAAGACACCACCCAAGACACCAATGAGAACACTACAAATTAAAGCGactataaaaattaatatccAAATAAAGTAACGTCGGTACCAAGGCAATAACTTTTTCTCTGCAGCCTTTTCGTTAAAGGCTTCATTGTTTTCgttattattattgctATCAAGGTTTTCATGGTCATTATCGTGATCATCAATTTCAGTGTCTGTATGATTGTCGATAACATCATTAGTTGACTCGTTCTTGCGTGCCGGGTCGTAAATATTCTCAAAGCTAGCAGAGGACAACGCAGCAGATGAGAGACTATGGCGTGAATCTGTAGTGGAATCAGGAATACCCATTGCAAAAGTAATAAAAGTTAATCaaatttcaacaaattaaagaagggcgagaaaaatcaaaaagaaagaaaagataagaataaaaagagCGGGAAGTAATGAGACACgatcaaataaaaaaatgccAATCTGGTGAGCTATGCACCAAGTTCAGAAATGGAAATAAAATGCTAGTAAAAATAACCAAACTCAAGGATATCTTGTTAAAGGGGaataaaaaagggaaaTATGGGATAATGCTTTGTAGAGATGAGAAATGCGgtttaaaatgaaaataattattatcgAAAGACGATAGATAGGGAGTTTATAATATGGACAAAAAATATGCAGTGATATACAAAGAAAGGATAAAAAGCCAACCAGCTTTAATTATAAGtgtatttatatatttcagTATATAGACACGCACATACACAGACTTATGAAATCAGCCTCTCTAAAAGAACGATTCTGTAATCTTACTGACTAGGCAAGATTTTACATGTAAATGCGATTATATACTAATGCAGCCAAATACTGGGTCTTCTTAAAGCAAATATATGTCTGAGAAATGATGGCTGCGAATGCGGATACCAGAAATTGTGGCTTATACTAAAAGACAAAATCCGTTCACGTAAGTGGGAGAATCCACGATTgtgcttttgaaaaattctaTGAAGGAAGCTTACTGCTAGTAAATGTTACGCTACAGTAATTCTCACTATTCGTCATATGTTCTCGGTCAATTAGTTATAATACCGATCAAACCGGCAGCATTAAGCAAGAGTTTAAAAGCGATTATACTTCTTTtatagataaaaaaatttataaaaataaacagaGAATTCTTGTCTCAGTGTGTTGTAATTAATTCTTGCattgttatttattaaacaaataactctttataataatttttaccAGCCATTATCTGAAGCGGCATGCATAAGATTATAATTTGATCATAACATGACATTTCAATGCAAATCGTTAATATGTTTATATTGTGTAGACGACATTCATAAAGAGTGCAATGTGATTGTATTGCCAAAAAGGCAAGGCATGTTGATCCCTCGTGTCCAATAGTGCAATGGCCTTAGTGTATACATGTAACTAATAAATCGCTTTGCatagttttattaatttgcCAAGGAAATCGTCAACAAGAAGATCACCATTTTCTtcgttttattttcttttccctGAGTTTTTTCACTTGAGTGCGGCTAAAGCACAAAAGGATTTCTTCATTCATTGGAAGGGGAAAGAAGTATTTGAACCTGCATCAATGATTTATTATGTAGATTAACGTTTATCTACTGTAAGTCAactttttgtatttaaattatcatGAGACAAAACGAAGTACGAGTATTATCCATGATCTATTTTCATTCACtgcaaatgatttaaaagtaTAGAGTTCACTGATGAATTgtaaaattgttgaaaagtaaactcactaaattgaaaaagaatttgttaaaattcGCTGAATAGGTTGAATACTTTAGTAAACTCTATATCTTGTCTCTGTTTCCAGTTTCTTTGCATGCCGTCGTAATATCTACACAGTGttaagtttttatttcattgaaGAGACAGATTATCATCGTAATTTAATGAGATTTCAATATTATTGATCAGCTAACTTTGTTAATTTAGCTATACTGGTGACTTTCATAACCTTTGTTTACTGAATTGCAAACATCTTCTACTAGCAGGTGGGAAAGCATGGTTCGCTAAGAATTTACTAATGGTTATCTTATTAGATCTTTATTTCATTGCCATTTAAATCGCAACCAAATCTTATCTCCATCTGTATATACAATATTACTGTATTGCTCTCATGTATCAAATCGTGTTCAAACTGCAAAAATCGCTTTCCGTTCATTTACCATTCTCAGGAAGAATTAGCAGTTCTACGAATCATATCCTTCCTTTCACCTCAAACTAATTTGATGCAACGAGTTATTCATTTTAACcttgaaataattttctatCGAAGCTTCTCTTTATACTTTTCTAACACTATTTAGTTTATAAAAGTACTTTGTATATAGTCAAGGCGAATATTTCTGcaaaataaacatataCTATCAAATCTTTTACCATCACCCTGCGCATCCTTAACAGTTTTACGGAATTCAAACATTTCCCTTATGAACATTAGCGGAAAAACAGCGTAATTTGAGCGGTATTATTTA
This region of Schizosaccharomyces pombe strain 972h- genome assembly, chromosome: II genomic DNA includes:
- the crr1 gene encoding glycosyl hydrolase family Crr1; the protein is MGIPDSTTDSRHSLSSAALSSASFENIYDPARKNESTNDVIDNHTDTEIDDHDNDHENLDSNNNNENNEAFNEKAAEKKLLPWYRRYFIWILIFIVALICSVLIGVLGGVLGHRTAVRDRHPSYKAKTYSLVKEYKGTTFFDGFDFMNITDPTHGFVQYLDRNSSAKLGLISANSSNVIMAADSKHNYSSGRPSIRLQSTQYFEHGLFILDLIHLPYGCGTWPAFWTLGDDWPNGGEIDIVEGVNVGTSNQVTLHTGDGCEMEDIKRVMTGTALQTNCWVDAPNSYNAGCGVENPSGPSYGEAFNKNGGGVFVLDWRSEGIRSWFFNRSEIPSDITSGSPQPAKWSEPVADFPDTKCDIDKMFSKQKILFDLTFCGDWAGSSVYSSAGCPGSCNDFVGNNPHNFTEAYWNIKSLAVYQY
- the kgd4 gene encoding mitochondrial ribosomal protein Ymr1, whose protein sequence is MVRKILIDFTKHITKSSLERHPHPAASFPLPASFTTVDSGPAKHSTAPPATPETSILVEDRNELPLRFHRLPVSEAEMQAVESGGAYAF
- a CDS encoding acetyl-CoA transporter; this translates as MVFKAHHRSITRQDIELEDLENAPASIASIENDTLEANVGSTPLTAKQKRNIYFLILLYLIQGVPMGLVRGSIPYFLKPNVSYSDLATYSLAAYPYSLKVLWSPIVDTYYCRSFGRRKTWVVPCMLLISSTLLLFSYNVDTWISKGSSYINSFTTWSFLLVFVCATQDIAVDGWSLNMLNPEQLSYASTAQTVGLNTGFFLSFTILLVFTSPEFANTFIRSIPSNEGLITLSGYIKFWAYFTFIASVLVCFWDESNHQEIANISDMWKTIRAALSLKNMRQLLIVHTLGKVGFVANETLTLLKATEFGLSNEMLSLIILINFPLGLALGVYTGRISNYRPLDIWLKGYWGRVVSILLNTILVYMVSNWKHRFPVFFPIFLCYTLNASFSTIQFVALGVFHSKISDPHIGGTYMTILNTLSNLGGSWPQYVMLRMADLLTVSSCSTAPHLTCSADAQKKECQALGGTCLYKRDGYYLTSIVGIFLAISICVSLITPVVRRLTKAPISSWHIHSKIAETYT
- the dpm2 gene encoding dolichol-phosphate mannosyltransferase regulatory subunit Dpm2 is translated as MIVYISTAAFLYYTIWVLIMPFVDNMNISQKLFLDREWAITIPVAVMLFGICLIGTFVSLLMIKSSKKKSDL
- the rps402 gene encoding 40S ribosomal protein eS4; translated protein: MVRGPKKHLKRVAAPHHWLLDKLSGTYAPKPSPGPHKARECLPLIVFLRNRLKYALNGREVKAILMQRLIQVDGKVRTDSTFPTGFMDVISVEKTGEHFRLVYDIKGRFTVHRITAEEAKYKLCKVKRVQLGAKGVPFLVTHDGRTIRYPDPLIKVNDTIKLNLETNKIESFIKFDTSAQVMVTGGRNMGRVGTIVHREHHLGSFEIIHVKDALDREFATRLSNVFVIGEAGKSWISLPKGKGVKLSITEERDRRRALKGLA